In a single window of the Elaeis guineensis isolate ETL-2024a chromosome 8, EG11, whole genome shotgun sequence genome:
- the LOC105032394 gene encoding adenosylhomocysteinase — MALLVEKTSSGREYKVKDLSQADFGRLEIELAEVEMPGLMACRSEFGPSQPFKGARISGSLHMTIQTAVLIETLTALGAEVRWCSCNIFSTQDHAAAAIARDSAAVFAWKGETLQEYWWCTERCLDWGPAGGPDLIVDDGGDATLLIHEGVKAEEEYEKTGKMPDPTSTDNSEFQIVLGLIRDSLKVDPKKYTKMKERLVGVSEETTTGVKRLYQMQANGTLLFPAINVNDSVTKSKFDNLYGCRHSLPDGLMRATDVMIAGKVAVVCGYGDVGKGCAAALKQAGARVIVTEIDPICALQALMEGIPVLTLEDVVSEADIFVTTTGNKDIIMVDHMKKMKNNAIVCNIGHFDNEIDMHGLETYPGVKRITIKPQTDRWVFPETNSGIIVLAEGRLMNLGCATGHPSFVMSCSFTNQVIAQLELWKEKSSGKYEKKVYVLPKHLDEKVAALHLGKLGAKLTKLTPSQAEYISVPIEGPYKPPHYRY; from the exons ATGGCCCTCCTCGTGGAGAAGACCTCCTCCGGGCGCGAATACAAGGTGAAGGACCTCTCCCAGGCCGACTTCGGCCGCCTCGAGATCGAGCTCGCGGAGGTCGAGATGCCCGGCCTCATGGCCTGCCGCTCCGAGTTCGGTCCCTCCCAGCCCTTTAAGGGCGCCCGCATCTCCGGATCCCTCCACATGACCATCCAGACCGCCGTCCTCATCGAAACCCTCACCGCCCTCGGCGCCGAGGTCCGCTGGTGCTCCTGCAACATCTTCTCCACCCAGGACCACGCCGCTGCCGCCATCGCCCGCGACTCCGCCGCCGTCTTCGCCTGGAAGGGGGAGACCCTCCAGGAGTACTGGTGGTGCACCGAGCGCTGCCTCGACTGGGGCCCCGCCGGCGGGCCGGACCTCATTGTCGACGATGGCGGCGATGCCACCCTCCTCATCCACGAGGGGGTCAAGGCCGAGGAGGAGTACGAGAAGACCGGCAAGATGCCGGATCCGACCTCCACCGACAATTCCGAGTTCCAGATCGTGCTCGGGCTCATCAGGGACAGCCTTAAGgtggatcccaagaagtacaccAAGATGAAGGAGAGGCTCGTCGGCGTCTCCGAGGAGACCACCACTGGGGTCAAGCGGCTGTACCAAATGCAGGCCAATGGGACCCTTCTCTTCCCCGCCATCAACGTCAACGACTCCGTCACCAAGAGCAAG TTCGATAACCTGTATGGATGTCGCCACTCTCTCCCTGATGGGCTTATGAGAGCCACCGACGTTATGATCGCCGGCAAGGTGGCGGTGGTTTGTGGATATGGAGATGTGGGCAAGGGCTGCGCGGCTGCCCTCAAGCAGGCTGGAGCCCGTGTGATCGTCACCGAGATCGATCCAATCTGTGCCCTCCAGGCCCTGATGGAGGGCATCCCTGTCCTCACCTTGGAGGATGTCGTCTCTGAAGCTGATATCTTTGTGACCACCACAGGGAACAAGGATATCATCATGGTGGAccacatgaagaagatgaagaacaatgcCATTGTGTGCAACATTGGTCACTTTGACAATGAGATTGACATGCATGGGCTGGAGACCTATCCAGGAGTTAAGCGGATTACCATCAAGCCCCAGACTGATCGCTGGGTCTTCCCTGAGACCAACAGCGGAATCATCGTCCTCGCCGAGGGGCGTCTCATGAACCTTGGATGTGCCACTGGGCACCCAAGTTTTGTCATGTCCTGCTCCTTCACCAATCAG GTGATAGCTCAGTTGGAGCTGTGGAAGGAGAAGTCTAGTGGCAAGTATGAGAAGAAGGTGTATGTGCTGCCCAAGCACTTGGACGAGAAGGTGGCAGCTCTTCATCTGGGCAAGCTGGGAGCCAAGCTCACCAAGCTTACTCCATCCCAGGCTGAGTACATCAGTGTTCCAATTGAGGGGCCCTACAAGCCCCCTCACTACAGGTACTAA